Proteins from a genomic interval of Chroococcidiopsis thermalis PCC 7203:
- a CDS encoding TonB-dependent receptor domain-containing protein yields MKLHLLLSCVALLSVGMMPTAMASPKSPEEVAKYSHQRSLPVAAKVRSPQNPLAARLREVKQPHKTVQSLSQASPLAPASAIVQVKGVRLIPTDKGLEVILETAAPQKLEFSTTSEEATLISNVANAQLVLPEGKEFQADNPAEGISAIRVVNLNDNTIQVRVIGTAAVPKVEVFESANEGLIFSLTPTAQTGQVPAPTPETPETQPQPAEKPAAQAEAEELDIVVTASRVEELLQNVPRSVTTITREQIETQTSVTRNLPDILGQAVPGFGPPTQNRRTGRLQTLRGRPPLILIDGVVQNTSAGFDRQLNAIDPSAIERIEVVRGPSAVYGQGATGGVINIITRQPTDERIQSELVVGARTDLGELQGESFGYTLKYGLAGNEGNVDYRINTSLETNGSWFDAEGNRIPPNDIVDTETLNLLAKVGIDLDEQQRLELTYDIYNDRSDSEFISDPSILDTPGLQTARALRVGEIDQEEPSRQTNQFANLRYSHENLLGSQVDLQLYYQDSQINQEIQDVRTFFGDVPPFIPGIFQTSLDSSKWGARLQIQTPFSESARLLWGADYLKEDSDQPFFVIDPVAFDERREANLLGTATQVPPFELDNLGLFAQLQWDLSEKWLLSGGLRYETIGFEVDDFLANPFSDFDNPPASVAGGSNRVDDIVFNFGSVYKVTPEISLFANFAQGFAVPSLDYLGQATAGFNVEDDALLEPEKVNNYEIGVRGDWGSVQTSLAAFYNHSDLGQNLVIAPSGLTNAARGPQRNYGVEATLDWQPSDRWSLGSSFTWNEGEADFPDDGIDWLALSSLDVQPLKLTAYVENETLPGWRNRLQMLVVGNRDRAFDDEVEEFEIDGYTTLDFISSVQIGQGKLELGIENLLDNQYLPVSSQDGTGIREVVREAARGRTLSLRYRIEF; encoded by the coding sequence ATGAAGCTGCATTTATTGCTCTCCTGTGTAGCACTGCTCAGTGTTGGTATGATGCCGACAGCAATGGCATCACCAAAGTCTCCTGAGGAAGTTGCCAAATATTCCCATCAGAGATCGCTGCCTGTCGCGGCAAAAGTGCGATCGCCACAAAATCCTTTAGCTGCGCGTCTGCGTGAGGTAAAACAGCCTCACAAAACCGTACAGTCCCTATCTCAAGCTTCTCCGTTAGCGCCAGCGAGTGCGATCGTACAAGTCAAGGGTGTGCGGCTGATCCCAACTGATAAGGGGCTGGAAGTTATCTTAGAGACAGCTGCTCCGCAAAAGCTGGAATTCTCCACTACCAGCGAGGAAGCTACCTTAATTTCCAACGTTGCCAACGCCCAGCTCGTTCTACCAGAGGGCAAAGAGTTTCAGGCTGACAATCCGGCTGAGGGCATTTCTGCAATTAGAGTCGTGAATCTGAATGACAATACCATTCAGGTGCGGGTGATAGGAACGGCAGCAGTACCGAAAGTTGAGGTGTTTGAGAGTGCTAATGAAGGGCTGATTTTCAGTTTGACCCCAACGGCTCAAACAGGTCAAGTACCCGCACCAACACCAGAGACACCGGAGACTCAACCTCAACCAGCAGAAAAACCAGCGGCTCAAGCAGAGGCAGAGGAACTCGATATTGTCGTGACTGCTAGTCGTGTAGAAGAATTACTACAGAACGTGCCGCGATCGGTGACGACAATTACTCGCGAACAGATCGAAACTCAGACCTCTGTGACAAGGAATTTGCCAGATATTCTCGGTCAGGCGGTTCCTGGCTTTGGTCCGCCGACCCAAAACCGCCGGACTGGTCGTCTGCAAACTCTGCGGGGTCGTCCGCCGCTAATTTTAATCGATGGAGTCGTTCAAAATACGAGTGCTGGTTTCGATCGCCAACTCAATGCCATTGACCCCTCAGCGATCGAGCGGATCGAGGTCGTGCGCGGTCCCAGCGCCGTTTACGGTCAGGGCGCAACGGGTGGAGTCATCAATATTATTACTCGTCAACCGACTGACGAAAGAATTCAGTCAGAGTTAGTCGTAGGGGCGCGTACCGATCTGGGCGAACTACAAGGAGAATCTTTTGGCTATACCCTGAAGTATGGTTTGGCAGGGAATGAAGGTAATGTAGACTACCGGATCAACACGTCTTTAGAGACAAATGGTAGTTGGTTCGATGCCGAGGGGAATCGCATTCCACCCAACGATATTGTGGATACGGAAACCTTAAACTTGCTGGCTAAGGTCGGTATCGATCTTGACGAACAGCAACGGCTGGAGTTGACCTACGACATTTATAACGATCGCAGCGACAGCGAATTTATTTCAGACCCGAGTATTTTAGATACCCCTGGACTACAAACAGCTAGGGCGTTGCGCGTGGGTGAAATCGACCAAGAAGAACCGAGCCGACAAACAAATCAGTTTGCCAATTTAAGATACAGCCATGAAAATCTGTTAGGCTCTCAGGTAGACTTGCAACTTTACTATCAAGACAGCCAAATCAATCAAGAAATTCAGGATGTGAGAACTTTCTTTGGTGATGTTCCACCGTTTATTCCTGGGATCTTTCAAACTAGTCTTGACTCTAGCAAATGGGGCGCTCGATTGCAGATTCAAACCCCCTTCTCTGAGTCAGCACGCTTGTTATGGGGTGCAGATTATCTGAAAGAGGATAGCGACCAGCCCTTTTTTGTCATCGACCCTGTAGCTTTCGACGAGCGACGAGAGGCGAATCTCCTGGGGACTGCAACTCAGGTTCCTCCCTTTGAACTGGACAATCTCGGTCTATTTGCTCAGTTGCAGTGGGACTTGAGCGAAAAATGGTTGCTCAGTGGTGGACTGCGATATGAAACGATTGGATTTGAGGTCGATGACTTTCTCGCTAACCCATTCTCAGACTTCGACAATCCGCCAGCTTCAGTTGCGGGTGGTTCTAACAGAGTTGACGACATAGTTTTTAATTTTGGCTCGGTCTATAAAGTCACGCCAGAAATCAGTTTATTTGCCAACTTCGCTCAGGGTTTTGCCGTTCCCAGTCTGGATTATCTCGGTCAAGCGACGGCAGGATTTAATGTTGAAGATGATGCACTGTTGGAACCGGAGAAGGTAAATAATTACGAGATTGGGGTGCGCGGTGACTGGGGAAGCGTGCAAACAAGTCTTGCTGCTTTCTACAACCATTCCGATCTAGGACAAAATCTGGTCATTGCACCCAGTGGTTTGACAAATGCAGCCCGGGGACCGCAGCGTAACTATGGAGTTGAAGCAACCCTTGATTGGCAACCAAGCGATCGCTGGAGTCTTGGTAGCAGCTTTACTTGGAATGAGGGTGAGGCAGATTTTCCCGATGATGGAATAGACTGGCTGGCTTTGAGCAGCTTGGACGTTCAACCGCTGAAGTTAACAGCTTATGTGGAAAATGAAACTCTACCTGGATGGCGGAATCGCCTGCAAATGTTAGTTGTAGGAAATCGCGATCGCGCGTTTGATGACGAGGTGGAGGAATTTGAAATCGACGGTTACACGACATTAGATTTCATCAGCAGCGTTCAAATTGGTCAAGGAAAATTGGAGTTGGGGATTGAGAACTTGTTGGATAACCAATATTTACCCGTCAGTTCTCAAGATGGTACTGGAATTAGGGAAGTTGTGCGTGAAGCTGCTAGAGGCAGAACGCTCAGCCTGCGCTATAGAATCGAATTTTAA
- a CDS encoding ABC transporter substrate-binding protein, with the protein MTVLTVYACASNTSQELPSNNKIANSVSTSGATARVIKHAMGETKVPAQPQRVVVLDTAPLDAALALGVKPIGSSLPRTDSLPAYLGDRAAGITPVGKTPPNLEAILRLQPDLILGNTMAHRQIYDKLSQIAPTVLTAGNSTDGQWKQELQLYAQALDRADAVQPLLDDYDRRVAKLQQQLKTQPSNIQVSVVITTEGWIAFYTQDSFPGSVLQDVGLARPPAQDVRGKSWEQVSREDINSIDGDAIFLLSVDSDKVPGSFTVNQFAKDLLFSQLNAVQKGQVYQVDAEVWHLGSNILGANRILDDLFKYLVAEKS; encoded by the coding sequence TTGACAGTTTTAACAGTCTATGCGTGTGCTAGCAATACTTCCCAAGAATTGCCCAGCAATAACAAGATTGCTAATTCTGTGTCTACATCAGGCGCAACCGCACGAGTCATAAAACACGCAATGGGGGAGACTAAAGTTCCAGCTCAGCCGCAGCGGGTGGTGGTGCTGGATACAGCCCCCCTCGATGCTGCTTTAGCGTTGGGTGTTAAACCGATCGGCTCCAGTCTTCCCAGAACTGATTCTTTGCCAGCCTATTTGGGCGATCGCGCGGCAGGTATTACGCCTGTAGGTAAAACCCCACCTAACCTTGAGGCAATTCTGCGCCTCCAGCCGGATTTGATCTTGGGCAATACGATGGCTCATAGACAAATCTATGACAAGTTATCGCAAATTGCCCCCACGGTCTTAACAGCAGGAAATAGCACTGACGGACAGTGGAAGCAAGAACTCCAACTCTATGCCCAAGCGCTCGATCGCGCTGATGCCGTTCAGCCACTCCTTGACGATTACGATCGGCGAGTAGCAAAACTCCAACAACAGCTCAAAACTCAACCTAGTAATATACAGGTATCTGTAGTTATTACAACTGAAGGTTGGATAGCTTTTTATACGCAAGACAGCTTTCCTGGTTCAGTGTTGCAGGATGTAGGTTTAGCTCGTCCCCCAGCTCAAGACGTGAGGGGGAAATCCTGGGAACAAGTATCGCGGGAAGACATTAATAGTATAGATGGCGATGCGATTTTCCTGCTCAGCGTCGATTCAGATAAAGTCCCAGGTAGTTTTACGGTTAACCAGTTTGCAAAAGATCTGCTCTTTTCTCAACTGAATGCCGTCCAAAAAGGACAGGTGTATCAAGTGGACGCTGAGGTTTGGCATCTCGGCAGCAACATTTTAGGGGCAAATCGAATTCTGGATGACTTATTTAAATATCTAGTAGCGGAAAAAAGCTAG
- a CDS encoding MFS transporter, producing MQPEQPTSLRTFLILWIGQMTSILGSEMTNFAITIWAWQIAGQATPLSLIFFFTYTPKLVAASFAGLLVDRWNRKQLMMGGDTAAGISTIAILLLLLTGRLEIWHFYITAAINGLFGYIQSLAFSASMSAIVPPRHYTRATAMSSYVTYFGSYIMAPANDAAVLASVQFAIGIGGLVGAKGLSVWGGPKHRIHGLLFGIALMSLGKIIFGLGRVAWHWMTAGFLAAFVSPAIDSSNQAIWLSKVEPDVQGRVFASRYLIAQVTTPLGLAIAEPLADYFFEPPMMPGGSMAGIFGGLFGTGNGAGMALQYSLFSCCSMLIGFGGYAFPVLRDVESLVPDHHA from the coding sequence TTGCAGCCAGAACAACCAACTAGCTTACGCACTTTCCTAATTTTGTGGATCGGTCAGATGACTTCGATCCTTGGCTCTGAGATGACTAACTTCGCCATCACAATCTGGGCTTGGCAGATTGCAGGTCAAGCAACGCCCTTATCCTTAATTTTCTTTTTTACATATACACCAAAATTAGTTGCTGCCTCTTTTGCTGGGTTACTCGTCGATCGCTGGAATCGCAAGCAATTGATGATGGGGGGCGACACAGCAGCAGGAATTTCTACCATTGCCATTCTACTGTTGTTGTTGACCGGGCGCTTAGAAATCTGGCATTTCTACATCACTGCTGCTATCAACGGACTGTTCGGCTATATCCAAAGTCTAGCCTTCTCAGCTTCTATGTCGGCGATCGTTCCGCCGCGACATTACACTCGTGCTACGGCGATGAGTTCGTATGTCACCTATTTTGGCTCCTACATCATGGCTCCGGCAAATGATGCCGCAGTCTTAGCTAGCGTGCAATTCGCGATCGGCATAGGTGGTTTAGTGGGTGCTAAGGGGTTGAGTGTTTGGGGTGGACCCAAACACCGCATTCACGGTCTGTTATTTGGTATAGCACTGATGAGCTTGGGTAAAATCATCTTTGGCTTAGGACGTGTAGCGTGGCATTGGATGACGGCTGGCTTTTTAGCAGCTTTCGTTTCTCCGGCGATCGATAGTTCCAATCAAGCAATTTGGCTGTCGAAGGTGGAACCAGATGTACAAGGGCGAGTCTTCGCCTCCCGCTATCTGATTGCCCAGGTTACTACACCGTTAGGGTTAGCGATCGCCGAACCATTAGCTGACTATTTTTTTGAGCCACCGATGATGCCAGGAGGTAGCATGGCTGGAATATTTGGTGGTTTGTTCGGCACTGGTAATGGTGCTGGGATGGCACTGCAATATAGTCTCTTTTCTTGCTGTAGTATGCTGATTGGCTTTGGAGGGTATGCCTTTCCAGTATTACGTGACGTGGAAAGCCTCGTACCCGACCATCATGCCTAG
- a CDS encoding pentapeptide repeat-containing protein — protein sequence MADPVQLALLTQGIAVWNDWRKKNGGVMPNLSRATLIRAYLCAVNLSKANLCATNLTGANLNIADLTDADLSGANLNNAYLIGANLTGASLSGADLTGADLSEADLSGANLHAAIANRTNFSQAKFFKTTMPDGSIRG from the coding sequence ATGGCAGATCCGGTGCAACTTGCTCTACTAACTCAAGGAATAGCAGTTTGGAATGATTGGCGCAAAAAGAATGGGGGAGTTATGCCAAACCTGAGTCGAGCTACGTTAATCAGAGCTTATCTGTGCGCTGTCAATTTAAGTAAAGCTAATCTCTGTGCTACAAACTTGACTGGGGCTAACCTCAATATTGCCGATTTAACCGATGCCGATCTCAGTGGTGCTAATCTCAACAATGCATATCTTATTGGCGCAAACTTGACGGGAGCTAGTTTGAGTGGAGCCGATCTAACTGGAGCCGATCTGAGCGAAGCCGATTTAAGCGGTGCTAATCTTCACGCCGCGATCGCGAATCGTACTAACTTTTCCCAAGCTAAGTTTTTTAAAACAACTATGCCTGATGGCTCGATCCGTGGATAG
- a CDS encoding formylglycine-generating enzyme family protein, with protein sequence MAKCPVCQTEYIEGEIENCPVCHWQLQPYPFLVSLLPDWIEQEKVKLEWARKQWMATKLQKEQMHQLQLQIKQARQKESHLQFQLEQSLQERSRLQSKLSQVDRERSQLQVELERVPSLLLESIPTSRSEFSFSVLTLDDRGKQIDRHTSFAQSWSEQLGDGIELEIVSIASGTFWMGSPPNEEGREANEGPQHQVTVKSFWLGKYPVTQAQWQAVAALPKVERSLNPDPAHFKGEDLPVEQVTWYEAVEFCARLSRKTGREYRLPSEAEWEYACRAIASTKFDLSQAAFKYTEDREIFKAQATKPFHFGDTIVSDVANYDGNYTYRSGIRGTYRQQTTPVGSFGVANAFGLYDLHGNVWEWCADPWYSNYKGAPTDGSVWDFGGDNSQRLLRGGAWYCIPKLCRAAQRHWDRADNGGSGIGFRIACSFV encoded by the coding sequence ATGGCTAAATGTCCTGTTTGCCAGACGGAATACATTGAAGGCGAAATTGAAAATTGCCCTGTCTGCCATTGGCAACTCCAGCCTTACCCATTTTTAGTTAGCTTACTGCCAGATTGGATCGAGCAAGAGAAAGTCAAACTAGAGTGGGCGCGGAAACAGTGGATGGCAACTAAGTTGCAAAAAGAACAAATGCATCAGTTGCAACTGCAAATCAAACAAGCCAGACAAAAAGAATCTCATCTTCAGTTTCAGCTAGAACAATCGCTCCAAGAGCGATCGCGCTTGCAAAGCAAATTGTCTCAAGTCGATCGAGAGCGATCGCAACTACAAGTAGAGTTAGAGCGCGTACCATCATTACTGCTGGAGAGCATACCTACTAGCAGATCGGAATTTTCTTTCTCTGTCCTAACCTTAGACGATCGCGGCAAACAAATCGATCGTCATACCAGCTTTGCCCAATCTTGGAGCGAGCAACTGGGAGATGGGATCGAGTTAGAAATTGTTTCAATCGCATCTGGTACGTTTTGGATGGGTTCGCCTCCGAATGAAGAGGGACGGGAAGCCAACGAAGGACCGCAGCACCAAGTTACGGTCAAATCTTTTTGGCTGGGAAAATATCCAGTCACTCAAGCTCAGTGGCAAGCAGTCGCGGCTTTACCTAAAGTCGAACGATCGCTCAATCCCGATCCTGCTCATTTTAAAGGCGAAGATTTACCCGTAGAACAAGTCACTTGGTACGAAGCAGTTGAGTTTTGTGCCAGACTCAGCCGCAAAACTGGACGCGAGTATCGGTTACCCAGTGAAGCCGAGTGGGAGTATGCTTGTCGGGCGATCGCCTCGACTAAATTCGATCTGAGTCAGGCAGCGTTTAAATACACTGAGGATCGAGAAATCTTTAAAGCACAGGCAACAAAGCCATTTCACTTTGGCGATACGATCGTTTCTGATGTTGCTAACTACGACGGCAACTATACTTACCGCTCTGGAATCCGAGGAACTTATCGACAGCAAACAACTCCTGTAGGTAGTTTTGGTGTCGCTAATGCCTTTGGATTATACGATTTGCACGGTAACGTCTGGGAATGGTGCGCCGATCCTTGGTACTCCAATTACAAAGGCGCTCCTACCGATGGTAGCGTTTGGGATTTTGGGGGAGACAACAGCCAGAGACTACTACGAGGCGGTGCTTGGTACTGTATTCCAAAGCTCTGCCGTGCCGCACAGCGCCACTGGGATCGAGCAGATAATGGTGGTAGCGGTATCGGTTTTCGCATCGCCTGTTCCTTTGTTTAG
- a CDS encoding heavy metal translocating P-type ATPase, with protein sequence MLQAIQPESIEERSLEYEVIHTIEGRWRIRVPRLIDDSEYASKLKWLFDTFEFAIYVRINCLVGSLVLEYDVCAIAPTQLKEKIGTAIQQAYVIELPVAAAPEQLDQRPEIDWVERLGLPMLGLSLSLLANQLAMPIPAILVGGAVVAAALPFLTRVFETTVKEKRLDADLLDALWISLYTAKGDFVAPALMVSMIESGELLRDVTASASDRQALDLVNSLGEYALVEQDGEERRVPLKEVQIGDRVVVYPGSIIPVSGRILRGKALIDEHKLTGESTLVSRCEGQVVHASTLLVEGKLCVLVKRVGDSTRIGVAFQLMQAAPVHDTRVEDYASKLANAAVLPTLGLSALIFAVTRDFSRAVAPLHLDFSQGIRLSVPTTVISALSYAARNGVYIRSGRALEMLARVDTIVFDKTGTLTQGNPAVVAIRTASDRIDADRVLTVAASAEQTNTHPVADAIVRYAEANGIERQKCEVWDYQIGLGIVAQIAGQRVLVGSDRLMRQEGIELNAFHARYPDITSGNHSLVYVAQDSELLGAILYTDPVRPESHSAVAALKAQRLDIYTLSGDRQRVANEVAEKLGIEPDNTYSSCSPLQKVEIVRQLRDSGCTVAFVGEGINDAAALAYADVSISIASGSDIARETADVLLLDDDLRGLTKAIEIAKRSMDIVYQNTALVAIPNIGVVLAGIFFALNPVLSVIISNGSALLAELNALRPLFDAEDDPIAKISTAKFSNSNTSNDIPDFSPLMATV encoded by the coding sequence ATGCTGCAAGCAATCCAGCCTGAGTCCATAGAAGAGCGATCGCTAGAATATGAAGTCATCCACACAATTGAGGGTCGCTGGCGCATCCGCGTTCCTCGGTTAATCGATGACTCAGAGTATGCTAGTAAACTGAAATGGTTATTTGATACTTTCGAGTTTGCAATTTACGTCCGAATTAACTGTCTGGTTGGTTCGCTCGTGCTGGAATATGATGTTTGTGCCATTGCTCCCACACAATTAAAAGAGAAAATTGGCACTGCCATTCAACAGGCTTACGTTATCGAATTACCTGTGGCGGCAGCACCCGAACAACTCGACCAAAGACCCGAAATCGATTGGGTAGAACGCCTGGGTTTGCCGATGTTAGGGTTGTCTCTATCTTTGCTTGCCAATCAACTAGCAATGCCAATTCCGGCAATCTTGGTAGGCGGAGCCGTGGTTGCCGCAGCTTTACCGTTTTTGACGCGAGTGTTCGAGACGACGGTAAAAGAAAAGCGACTAGATGCCGACCTGCTCGATGCGCTATGGATTAGTCTTTATACTGCCAAAGGCGATTTTGTTGCTCCGGCTTTGATGGTCAGCATGATTGAATCTGGCGAGTTATTACGCGATGTCACCGCCAGCGCCTCAGATCGACAAGCATTAGATTTGGTGAATAGTTTGGGTGAATATGCCTTAGTAGAACAGGACGGAGAAGAACGGCGAGTTCCGCTCAAAGAAGTACAAATAGGCGATCGCGTTGTTGTCTACCCAGGTAGCATAATTCCTGTCAGCGGTCGCATCCTGCGGGGTAAAGCTTTAATCGACGAACACAAACTTACTGGAGAATCTACCCTTGTTTCCCGCTGTGAAGGGCAGGTAGTACACGCCTCTACTTTATTAGTAGAAGGAAAGCTTTGCGTTCTGGTCAAACGGGTTGGTGATAGTACCCGCATTGGTGTTGCATTCCAGTTAATGCAAGCCGCTCCCGTCCACGATACCCGCGTAGAAGATTACGCCTCAAAACTCGCCAATGCTGCCGTATTACCTACCTTGGGCTTGAGTGCCTTGATTTTTGCCGTGACGCGAGACTTCTCTAGGGCAGTGGCTCCCTTACACCTCGATTTCAGCCAAGGCATTCGGCTTTCCGTTCCCACCACAGTGATTTCTGCACTCTCCTATGCAGCACGCAATGGCGTATACATTCGTAGCGGCAGGGCATTGGAAATGCTAGCGCGGGTCGATACCATCGTATTTGATAAAACGGGAACGCTGACGCAAGGCAATCCGGCTGTCGTGGCAATTCGTACCGCTAGCGATCGCATTGACGCAGATCGAGTCCTGACAGTCGCCGCCTCCGCCGAGCAAACCAACACCCATCCCGTTGCCGACGCGATCGTCCGCTACGCCGAAGCTAACGGCATCGAACGGCAAAAGTGCGAAGTTTGGGATTATCAAATTGGCTTAGGTATTGTTGCTCAAATTGCCGGACAAAGAGTGCTAGTCGGTAGCGATCGCCTAATGCGGCAAGAGGGCATTGAGTTGAATGCATTTCACGCTCGATATCCTGACATCACGTCCGGCAACCACTCCCTCGTCTACGTGGCGCAAGATAGCGAACTGCTGGGGGCAATTTTATATACCGATCCCGTGCGTCCAGAAAGCCATAGCGCCGTTGCTGCTCTTAAAGCTCAACGTTTAGATATTTATACACTCAGCGGCGATCGGCAGCGCGTTGCGAATGAAGTCGCCGAAAAATTAGGCATAGAGCCTGACAATACCTATAGTTCCTGTTCGCCCCTCCAAAAAGTTGAGATCGTTCGCCAACTGCGCGATAGTGGATGCACGGTGGCATTTGTAGGCGAGGGCATTAACGATGCTGCGGCGCTTGCCTATGCCGATGTTTCGATTTCGATTGCCTCTGGAAGTGACATTGCACGGGAAACAGCAGATGTGTTGCTGCTAGACGACGACTTGCGAGGACTGACAAAAGCGATTGAAATTGCCAAAAGGTCAATGGATATCGTTTACCAAAATACAGCTTTAGTTGCCATTCCCAACATTGGAGTTGTACTTGCAGGTATTTTCTTCGCCTTAAACCCAGTTCTCTCAGTCATTATCAGCAACGGTTCTGCCCTCCTTGCCGAGTTGAATGCTTTGCGCCCGCTATTCGATGCGGAAGACGATCCGATCGCCAAAATCTCCACCGCTAAGTTTTCTAACTCCAACACGAGCAATGACATTCCAGATTTCTCACCTCTGATGGCAACTGTCTGA
- a CDS encoding DUF454 family protein, giving the protein MLRTLKNVALLVAGTISLVVGIVGVILPILPGTPFLILAFFCFATLLESILESMFIAAWF; this is encoded by the coding sequence ATGCTAAGAACACTTAAGAACGTTGCTTTACTAGTTGCAGGAACGATTAGCTTGGTGGTTGGGATTGTAGGAGTTATTCTTCCTATATTACCAGGAACTCCTTTTTTAATTTTAGCTTTCTTCTGCTTCGCGACTCTGCTTGAGTCAATTCTTGAGTCAATGTTTATTGCAGCTTGGTTTTAA
- a CDS encoding DUF5132 domain-containing protein yields MLELETLLLGLEPITALTIGAGALILVPAIGAINSMTGNSLSDSARGAAKNGLVFALDSFDKGQRLIAEAGESFQDLVAEAKSERTKPTNGAPEAPREVSIVSQ; encoded by the coding sequence ATGCTCGAACTAGAGACTTTGTTACTAGGTCTTGAGCCAATTACAGCATTAACTATTGGTGCTGGTGCATTAATTTTAGTTCCGGCGATCGGCGCGATCAATTCAATGACGGGTAACTCTCTTTCGGACTCGGCAAGAGGTGCTGCTAAAAATGGTTTAGTTTTTGCCCTCGACTCATTCGACAAGGGACAACGTTTGATTGCCGAAGCTGGCGAATCTTTCCAAGATTTAGTTGCTGAAGCTAAATCAGAAAGAACTAAACCGACTAATGGCGCTCCAGAAGCTCCCCGTGAGGTATCAATCGTATCTCAATAA